One window of the Acidobacteriota bacterium genome contains the following:
- a CDS encoding PQQ-binding-like beta-propeller repeat protein gives MTVVRNLALALVACGLLTVSLGADDWQQWRGVDRLGIWHEDGIIESFPEGGLTVKWRTPLRSGYSGPAVAGGRVFVLDWLEDPESRTLDGTERVVALDEETGEVLWTHEWQTTYRMLMVSYAKGPRATPTVDGDRVYVSGATGRLFCLDVETGEVIWSKNYVEEYDTSIPTWGTASAPLVDGDKLIAVVGGEPDALVVAFDKRTGEEIWRAVDVVGEMGYGQPVIYEAGGVRQLIVWHAAALVSLDPETGEVYWEQEWEVGAGMSVATPVRSGDYLLVSQFYNGSMMMRLNQDRPAASMLWQGSSRSEMPDQTDGLHALITTPLIIGDYIYGVGSYGELRGLDARTGERVWMSDEMTAQARWGAAFFVRHGDRYFVNNDDGYLMIAQFTPEGYVELDRTRLIEADSRSGIGSGPRLRWDRPVNWTHPAYANRHIVHRNHSEIIRVSLAASDYE, from the coding sequence ATGACGGTCGTACGGAACTTGGCGCTGGCGCTGGTCGCGTGCGGGTTGCTCACGGTTTCGCTGGGGGCGGACGACTGGCAGCAGTGGCGCGGCGTCGATCGGCTGGGAATCTGGCATGAGGACGGCATCATCGAGTCGTTCCCGGAGGGCGGTCTGACGGTCAAGTGGCGGACGCCGCTCCGGTCCGGCTATTCCGGGCCGGCCGTCGCCGGTGGCCGCGTGTTCGTGCTCGACTGGCTGGAGGATCCCGAGTCGCGGACTCTCGACGGCACCGAGCGCGTCGTGGCGCTCGACGAAGAGACCGGCGAGGTGCTCTGGACCCACGAATGGCAGACCACCTACCGGATGCTGATGGTCTCCTACGCGAAGGGCCCGCGCGCCACGCCGACGGTGGATGGCGATCGCGTCTACGTTTCCGGCGCCACCGGACGCCTGTTCTGCCTCGACGTCGAGACCGGCGAGGTCATCTGGAGCAAGAACTACGTCGAGGAGTACGACACCAGCATCCCGACCTGGGGCACCGCGAGCGCACCGCTCGTCGACGGCGACAAGCTGATCGCCGTCGTCGGGGGCGAGCCGGATGCGTTGGTCGTGGCCTTCGACAAGCGCACGGGCGAGGAGATCTGGCGCGCGGTCGACGTCGTGGGCGAGATGGGCTACGGCCAGCCGGTCATCTACGAGGCGGGCGGCGTGCGGCAGCTCATCGTCTGGCACGCGGCGGCCCTCGTCTCGCTCGATCCGGAGACCGGCGAGGTCTACTGGGAGCAGGAGTGGGAGGTCGGCGCCGGCATGTCGGTCGCCACCCCCGTGCGCAGCGGCGACTACCTGCTGGTGTCGCAGTTCTACAACGGCTCGATGATGATGCGGCTCAACCAGGACCGGCCCGCCGCCTCGATGCTGTGGCAGGGGAGCAGCCGCAGCGAGATGCCGGACCAGACCGACGGCCTGCACGCCCTGATCACCACGCCGCTCATCATCGGCGACTACATCTACGGCGTGGGCAGCTACGGCGAGCTGCGCGGCCTGGACGCGCGGACGGGCGAACGCGTTTGGATGAGCGACGAGATGACCGCGCAGGCGCGCTGGGGGGCCGCGTTCTTCGTGCGGCACGGCGACCGTTACTTCGTCAACAACGACGACGGCTATCTGATGATCGCGCAGTTCACCCCGGAGGGTTACGTGGAGCTCGACCGCACGCGGCTCATCGAGGCGGACAGCCGCTCCGGCATCGGGTCCGGCCCGCGCCTGCGGTGGGATCGACCGGTCAACTGGACCCATCCGGCCTACGCCAACCGGCACATCGTGCACCGGAACCACAGCGAGATCATCCGCGTGTCGCTCGCGGCCAGCGACTACGAGTGA